A genomic stretch from Alteribacter keqinensis includes:
- a CDS encoding flagellar protein, protein MTRVQELYTITKSLHDYAKERPEPDERGAFIERLTDMLEERGEVLAGLEDYSDEERAVLKEAVDMNSLIEERLQEELRHIKMDMNELKRKKTTGRRYENPYGESGPVDGAFIDRKN, encoded by the coding sequence ATGACACGGGTACAGGAATTGTATACCATCACGAAATCCCTTCATGACTATGCAAAGGAACGACCTGAACCTGATGAGCGTGGGGCGTTTATTGAGCGTCTCACAGATATGCTGGAGGAGCGGGGCGAAGTGCTGGCCGGGCTTGAGGACTACTCCGATGAGGAGCGGGCGGTGCTGAAGGAAGCGGTTGATATGAACAGTCTCATTGAGGAGCGGTTGCAAGAGGAGCTTCGTCATATTAAGATGGACATGAACGAGTTGAAGCGGAAAAAGACGACCGGACGCCGGTACGAGAATCCTTACGGGGAGAGCGGACCGGTTGACGGGGCGTTTATTGATCGGAAAAACTAG
- the fliS gene encoding flagellar export chaperone FliS codes for MAVRNPYANYKQQNMQTKTPGELTLMLYEGCVKFIRRGEKALEEGNMELKNENLIKAQNIIRELMVTLRVETDTARNMMQMYDFILSRLTDANTKNDVKALKEAERFVVDFHETWKQVIKIDRQRRHGAGVQG; via the coding sequence ATGGCAGTAAGAAATCCTTATGCGAATTATAAACAGCAGAATATGCAGACAAAGACTCCGGGAGAGCTGACGTTAATGCTCTATGAGGGGTGTGTGAAGTTTATCCGGCGCGGGGAGAAGGCGCTGGAAGAGGGAAACATGGAACTGAAGAACGAAAATCTGATCAAGGCGCAGAATATTATCCGTGAGCTTATGGTGACGCTTCGGGTGGAAACGGATACAGCGCGGAATATGATGCAGATGTATGATTTTATTTTGTCACGTCTGACGGACGCGAACACGAAAAATGATGTGAAGGCGCTTAAGGAAGCGGAGCGGTTTGTCGTTGATTTTCATGAGACATGGAAACAGGTGATCAAGATTGACCGTCAGCGTCGTCACGGTGCGGGAGTTCAAGGGTAA
- a CDS encoding sodium/proline symporter, translating into MDITAHPLTVTVLILYLLLLIVIGVMSSRKSSGGLTDFFLAGRNLSKWTVALSAVSSGRSAWLVLGVTGTAYLTGLNAVWAVAGYITVEVFMFFFVARRFRTFSEKTDSITIPDILENRLGDKTKIIRLVSSLIILFFMVAYVGSQLVAGGTAFSGSLGISSTQGLWLTAAIIFLYTILGGFHAVSKTDVLQIGFMFFSLIILPIVAIFQLGGFGPVLEAMQAEGGGFTSPFAFAFGAVIGLIGIGFGSPGNPHIIVRYMSLKNVREMRQAALIATFWNVIMGWGAIMVGLIGRVYFPSVDMLPGENNEQIFTSLGAEVLNPFFAGILLVAVLAAIMSSADSQLLVGASAVVRDIYDRIFAKGKEISQRKLITYSRLVIMVLMGLSIWLASTATDFVFWMVLFAFGGLGACFGPALILTFYWKGLSKAGVLTGMITGLFTVIMVAQQPQWTYAIIDVQAFLEQYFFGITYEAVPGFLVATFFTVVVSLFTKKPENADQMVDDMKKAG; encoded by the coding sequence ATGGACATCACCGCACATCCGTTAACTGTAACCGTACTAATTCTATACTTACTTTTACTCATCGTGATCGGCGTCATGAGCTCACGTAAAAGCTCCGGCGGACTAACCGACTTCTTCCTCGCCGGCCGAAACCTGAGCAAATGGACAGTGGCACTCTCCGCCGTAAGCTCCGGCCGCAGCGCCTGGCTCGTACTCGGGGTTACCGGAACCGCCTATCTCACCGGCCTGAACGCCGTCTGGGCCGTCGCAGGATACATCACCGTTGAAGTATTCATGTTCTTCTTCGTCGCCCGCCGCTTCCGGACATTCAGCGAAAAAACCGACAGCATCACCATCCCCGACATCCTTGAAAACCGCCTTGGGGATAAAACAAAAATAATCCGTCTCGTAAGTTCATTGATCATTCTCTTCTTTATGGTTGCCTACGTTGGAAGCCAGCTCGTAGCCGGGGGAACAGCCTTCTCAGGAAGCCTCGGCATCTCCAGCACGCAGGGTCTCTGGCTCACAGCGGCTATTATCTTCCTTTATACGATTCTCGGCGGATTCCACGCCGTCAGTAAAACCGACGTCCTTCAAATCGGCTTTATGTTTTTCTCTCTGATTATTTTACCGATCGTTGCCATCTTCCAGCTCGGCGGATTCGGACCAGTGCTTGAGGCGATGCAGGCTGAAGGAGGCGGCTTTACAAGTCCGTTCGCCTTTGCCTTCGGTGCCGTCATCGGCCTTATCGGTATCGGCTTTGGAAGCCCCGGTAACCCTCACATCATCGTCCGCTACATGAGTCTGAAAAACGTCAGGGAAATGCGTCAGGCTGCCCTTATCGCCACGTTCTGGAACGTGATTATGGGCTGGGGCGCCATCATGGTCGGACTTATCGGCCGCGTTTACTTCCCGAGTGTGGACATGCTCCCAGGTGAAAACAACGAGCAGATTTTCACGTCACTCGGGGCTGAAGTACTCAATCCGTTCTTTGCCGGCATCCTTCTCGTTGCCGTTCTCGCCGCAATCATGAGCAGTGCCGACAGTCAGCTTCTTGTGGGGGCAAGCGCTGTGGTCCGTGACATTTACGACCGCATTTTCGCAAAAGGAAAAGAAATTTCCCAGCGAAAGCTGATCACCTACAGCCGTCTCGTAATCATGGTACTGATGGGACTCTCCATCTGGCTTGCGTCAACCGCAACCGACTTTGTGTTTTGGATGGTCCTGTTCGCCTTCGGAGGACTGGGCGCATGCTTCGGTCCGGCCCTGATTTTAACCTTCTATTGGAAAGGATTATCAAAAGCCGGCGTCCTGACAGGCATGATCACCGGTCTGTTCACTGTTATCATGGTTGCCCAGCAGCCGCAATGGACATACGCCATCATCGACGTCCAGGCCTTCCTGGAACAGTACTTCTTCGGCATCACCTATGAAGCCGTTCCCGGATTCCTCGTGGCCACTTTCTTCACCGTAGTGGTAAGCTTATTTACGAAAAAACCGGAAAACGCCGATCAGATGGTCGACGACATGAAAAAAGCAGGATAA
- a CDS encoding glycerol-3-phosphate responsive antiterminator, producing MDNKGPQIPIITDLIESQVVAAVNSPEKLEQAINSNCNVAFLMTGDILSVPASVKKLHDNGMKVFVHLDFVDGIANDRSGIKFIAEKVRPEGIITTKNHLIKFAKKEGLITIQRLFFIDKSAIKKGIQMIESSNPDAVEILPGVIPRVITRLTDVTPLPIIVGGLIENEQEISEALEAGALAASCGSPRLWHTDL from the coding sequence ATGGACAACAAAGGACCACAAATACCCATCATCACCGATTTGATCGAATCGCAGGTTGTCGCAGCGGTCAACAGTCCGGAGAAGCTGGAACAGGCCATCAACAGCAACTGCAATGTCGCTTTTCTCATGACCGGTGATATTTTAAGCGTCCCGGCAAGCGTCAAAAAACTGCACGACAACGGGATGAAAGTGTTTGTCCATCTGGACTTCGTCGATGGTATTGCCAACGACCGGAGCGGCATCAAATTTATCGCTGAAAAGGTCCGGCCCGAAGGCATTATCACAACGAAAAACCACCTCATTAAGTTTGCCAAAAAAGAAGGCCTCATTACAATTCAGCGCCTTTTCTTCATTGATAAGAGCGCCATCAAAAAAGGCATCCAGATGATTGAATCCTCCAATCCCGATGCCGTTGAGATCCTCCCGGGCGTAATTCCTCGGGTCATTACCCGCCTGACCGACGTCACCCCCCTTCCGATTATTGTAGGAGGACTCATTGAAAACGAACAGGAAATCAGCGAGGCCCTTGAAGCCGGCGCACTCGCAGCCTCATGCGGGAGCCCAAGGCTGTGGCATACAGATTTATAA
- a CDS encoding HAD-IIA family hydrolase produces MQKGFIFDLDGTVYLGDEIIEGVPEAINALREKGHKILFLSNKSIASREDYLHKLQKMGIDLTIDNIINSNVAAAHYIKEHAAPYESAWVIGERPLLDELEKAGVPVTNEPLDASYVVLGWDRDFNYAKLNMAFQAWRNGATVVATNPDRTCPMENNSEIPDCGAIIGAFEGAAGQPVDVIAGKPSSTVTDIALQTLQLKPEDCYIIGDRLETDIKMGLDNNMKTVLVFSGITSLDMWKNSKYQPDYTLTSVKEIHTIVT; encoded by the coding sequence ATGCAAAAAGGCTTTATTTTTGATTTAGACGGCACCGTTTATCTGGGAGACGAGATTATTGAAGGCGTTCCGGAGGCGATTAATGCCCTTCGTGAAAAAGGACATAAGATTCTCTTTCTATCAAACAAATCCATCGCTTCACGGGAAGATTACCTTCACAAACTTCAAAAGATGGGGATTGACTTGACGATTGATAACATCATCAATTCCAACGTGGCAGCCGCCCACTACATAAAAGAACACGCTGCCCCGTACGAATCGGCGTGGGTCATCGGCGAACGTCCCCTTCTGGACGAACTTGAAAAAGCAGGCGTTCCCGTCACTAATGAACCGCTGGACGCTTCGTACGTGGTTCTCGGGTGGGACCGGGATTTCAATTACGCAAAGCTCAATATGGCTTTTCAGGCATGGCGTAACGGAGCGACCGTCGTAGCCACCAACCCTGACCGCACGTGCCCGATGGAAAACAACAGTGAAATTCCCGATTGCGGTGCGATTATCGGCGCATTTGAAGGCGCTGCAGGACAGCCGGTGGATGTGATTGCGGGAAAGCCCTCTTCCACAGTCACAGACATTGCCCTTCAAACCCTTCAGCTTAAACCGGAGGACTGCTACATTATCGGTGACCGCCTGGAAACGGACATTAAAATGGGGCTTGATAATAACATGAAAACCGTCCTTGTATTTTCAGGGATCACGAGCCTTGATATGTGGAAAAATTCCAAATATCAACCGGATTATACGTTGACAAGCGTCAAGGAAATCCATACGATAGTAACATAG